A part of Variovorax sp. HW608 genomic DNA contains:
- a CDS encoding nitroreductase — protein sequence MTTKDMHSLRADTPVAVQGWSSLADGRCSTRRFTDRPVPDEWIPQMLKEARRAPSGANLQPGEFIRIEGAARQRLSDRLVETYRGGAPQNEDYSYFPVPMPMTLRRRQVAAAQALYGALGAERDDQEARRAQFERNFRFFDAPVALVITIDARMGSGCYMDLGMCLYGFMLAAAARGLGSCAIGALASYPHVVRDVLGLDIGQSIVCGLSIGYADPSAPENKVRTVRRDVSEFLRVVR from the coding sequence ATGACCACGAAGGACATGCACAGCTTGCGCGCCGACACCCCCGTCGCAGTGCAAGGCTGGTCGTCACTGGCCGATGGCCGCTGTTCGACCCGCCGCTTCACGGACCGGCCCGTGCCGGATGAGTGGATCCCGCAGATGCTGAAGGAGGCGCGGCGCGCGCCCAGCGGTGCGAACCTGCAACCGGGCGAGTTCATCCGCATCGAGGGGGCAGCGCGCCAGAGGCTCTCGGACCGGCTGGTGGAGACGTACCGGGGCGGTGCGCCTCAGAACGAGGACTACAGCTACTTTCCTGTTCCCATGCCGATGACGCTGCGCAGGCGCCAGGTGGCGGCAGCGCAGGCGCTCTATGGCGCCCTGGGTGCGGAGCGCGACGACCAGGAAGCGCGCCGCGCGCAGTTCGAACGCAACTTCCGCTTCTTCGATGCGCCGGTCGCGCTCGTGATCACCATCGACGCCCGCATGGGCAGCGGCTGCTACATGGACCTGGGCATGTGCCTCTACGGCTTCATGCTCGCGGCGGCGGCGCGTGGCTTGGGGAGTTGCGCCATCGGTGCACTCGCTTCCTACCCCCATGTCGTGCGCGACGTGCTGGGGCTCGATATAGGCCAGTCGATCGTCTGCGGTCTCTCGATCGGCTATGCCGACCCATCGGCCCCCGAGAACAAGGTGCGCACGGTGCGGCGCGACGTGTCGGAGTTCCTGCGCGTGGTGCGATAG
- a CDS encoding thiolase family protein: protein MTSDAPVLLGWARSAVVPRGGALAQLAAHEIAAPVAKALLARSGVDARAVDAMVCGNALGAGGNPARMVALAAGLPECTAAFSVDTQCCSGLDAVSMAAGLIAAGQAQVVVAGGVEAWSRSPIRQHRPLTPDEAALPYERPAFAPDPARDPDLLLAAARYAGQACIARTAQDAYAVRSHAKALAWRERMASEIVPIGAAVHDSYARALTDERAARTPVEAVSDQCASSDVDPRATAVSRLAIAPQADGAAFVLMASPQAATALGLPALLRWRGALAVGIAPEMPMLAAARAAKGLLARQRLAASALWGVELHEAFAVQALAFADELGIAPEQLNRGGGGLARGHPIGASGAVSLVRLLADMALEAHSGALGLACIAAAGGLGSAALVEKP, encoded by the coding sequence ATGACATCGGATGCGCCCGTGTTGCTGGGTTGGGCCCGCAGCGCGGTCGTGCCCCGGGGCGGCGCGCTCGCGCAGCTGGCTGCGCACGAGATCGCGGCACCGGTCGCGAAGGCGCTGCTGGCGCGCAGCGGCGTCGATGCGCGGGCCGTTGATGCGATGGTCTGCGGCAACGCGCTCGGCGCGGGTGGCAATCCGGCGCGGATGGTCGCGCTCGCCGCCGGATTGCCCGAGTGCACGGCGGCCTTCTCGGTCGACACGCAGTGCTGCTCCGGGCTCGATGCCGTTTCGATGGCTGCCGGATTGATCGCCGCCGGGCAGGCGCAGGTGGTCGTGGCCGGCGGGGTCGAGGCCTGGAGCCGCTCGCCGATCCGGCAGCATCGCCCGCTCACGCCCGACGAGGCAGCGCTGCCCTATGAACGGCCGGCCTTCGCGCCCGACCCCGCGCGCGACCCCGATCTGCTCCTGGCTGCGGCCCGTTACGCCGGGCAGGCGTGCATCGCGCGAACGGCGCAGGATGCGTACGCCGTGCGCAGTCATGCCAAGGCGCTGGCCTGGCGCGAGCGCATGGCCTCGGAAATCGTTCCCATCGGCGCGGCCGTGCATGACAGCTATGCGCGTGCGCTCACCGATGAGCGCGCGGCGCGCACGCCCGTCGAGGCGGTCTCGGATCAGTGCGCCTCCTCGGACGTCGATCCGCGTGCCACGGCGGTCAGCCGGCTCGCGATTGCACCGCAGGCCGATGGCGCGGCGTTTGTCCTGATGGCCTCGCCCCAGGCAGCCACTGCGCTTGGCTTGCCTGCCCTGCTGCGCTGGCGGGGCGCACTCGCGGTCGGCATCGCGCCGGAGATGCCGATGCTGGCTGCGGCGCGTGCGGCAAAGGGTTTGCTCGCCCGTCAGAGGCTCGCGGCATCCGCGCTATGGGGCGTGGAGCTGCACGAGGCCTTTGCCGTGCAGGCACTCGCATTCGCAGATGAGTTGGGCATCGCGCCCGAGCAGCTGAACCGTGGAGGCGGCGGCCTGGCGCGTGGCCATCCCATCGGCGCCTCGGGCGCGGTCAGCCTGGTGCGGCTGCTCGCCGACATGGCGCTCGAGGCCCATTCCGGCGCTCTCGGTCTCGCATGCATTGCTGCTGCGGGCGGCCTCGGCTCAGCAGCGTTGGTCGAGAAACCGTAG
- a CDS encoding AMP-binding protein, which translates to MTKFDTVHAPIAYWAARTPNETAIDDGSLSLSFEALADQVDAQARTLRGASTSSSVPAPLWVDDTGTPGAQLVSFLGILAAGHAAAVGDPDWSPALRRQVMALLGTASTAGPARDATLAAGSFYVGFTSGSTGLPKGFVRSHRSWTSSFEACLEAFGPAARTTLLAPGRLSHSLFLFGALLGLWTGAGVRLQTRFSAGAALDSLMQGNARSLIAVPSQLILMLEQAHRHGPRAIEETQGVMIGGAPWPRARTPQLQALFPNARIVEFYGASETSFIAWTDSRADLPATAVGRPFSNVELRIEQLATAREDSTASGARPGLIHVRSPMLFTDYVTPASAEAPAILRDGDWLSVGDMGHLDADGILHLAGRRQRMFVVQGKNLFPEEVEQILTDHPSVVAASVQAVPDVVRGMRAVAVVELAEAVDRATLASWCQARLEPYKTPRRVYVCAQWPRTTSGKTDHAALARLLAAHPEGPADWQVLPWQLS; encoded by the coding sequence GTGACGAAGTTCGACACGGTGCACGCGCCGATCGCCTACTGGGCGGCGCGCACACCGAATGAAACGGCCATCGACGACGGCTCGCTGAGCCTGAGCTTCGAGGCGCTGGCCGACCAGGTCGACGCCCAGGCGAGAACACTGCGCGGTGCATCTACATCTTCATCCGTACCGGCGCCGCTGTGGGTCGACGACACAGGCACCCCGGGCGCGCAGCTGGTCAGCTTCCTGGGGATCCTCGCTGCCGGCCATGCCGCCGCGGTCGGAGATCCCGACTGGTCCCCGGCGCTGCGGCGCCAGGTGATGGCGCTGCTGGGCACGGCATCGACCGCCGGGCCGGCGCGCGACGCGACGCTTGCTGCGGGCTCGTTCTATGTCGGCTTCACCTCCGGCAGCACCGGCCTGCCCAAGGGCTTCGTGCGCAGCCATCGCTCCTGGACGAGCAGCTTCGAAGCCTGTCTCGAAGCCTTCGGCCCCGCGGCGCGCACCACCCTGCTCGCCCCGGGACGGCTTTCGCACTCGCTGTTCCTGTTCGGCGCGCTGCTGGGCTTGTGGACCGGTGCCGGCGTGCGCCTGCAGACGCGCTTTTCCGCGGGCGCCGCACTGGACAGCCTGATGCAGGGCAATGCAAGGAGCCTCATCGCGGTGCCCAGCCAGCTCATCCTGATGCTCGAGCAGGCCCATCGTCACGGCCCGCGCGCCATCGAGGAGACGCAAGGGGTGATGATCGGCGGCGCGCCCTGGCCTCGCGCGCGTACGCCGCAGTTGCAGGCGCTGTTTCCCAACGCGCGCATCGTCGAGTTCTATGGCGCCTCCGAAACCAGCTTCATTGCCTGGACCGACAGCCGGGCCGACCTGCCGGCCACGGCCGTCGGGCGACCGTTTTCGAACGTGGAGTTGCGCATCGAACAGCTCGCCACCGCGCGCGAGGACTCGACCGCATCCGGTGCACGCCCGGGTCTGATCCATGTGCGCAGTCCGATGCTCTTCACGGACTACGTGACGCCCGCATCGGCCGAGGCCCCCGCGATCCTGCGCGACGGCGATTGGCTCTCGGTGGGCGACATGGGCCACCTCGATGCCGACGGCATCCTCCATCTGGCGGGGCGTCGACAGCGCATGTTCGTCGTGCAGGGCAAGAACCTGTTCCCCGAAGAAGTGGAGCAGATCCTGACCGACCATCCATCGGTGGTGGCGGCCTCGGTCCAGGCCGTGCCCGACGTCGTGCGCGGCATGCGCGCGGTCGCGGTCGTTGAGTTGGCCGAGGCCGTCGATCGTGCCACCCTGGCTTCGTGGTGCCAGGCACGCCTGGAACCGTACAAGACGCCACGCCGCGTCTACGTTTGCGCCCAGTGGCCGCGCACGACCAGCGGCAAGACCGACCATGCGGCACTGGCACGGCTGCTGGCTGCCCATCCGGAGGGGCCCGCGGACTGGCAAGTCCTGCCGTGGCAGCTCTCATGA